Proteins from one Juglans microcarpa x Juglans regia isolate MS1-56 chromosome 1S, Jm3101_v1.0, whole genome shotgun sequence genomic window:
- the LOC121245898 gene encoding uncharacterized protein LOC121245898 — protein MSSLGTSKGILEIAKFGIYVTVPIVLMYAFANNTKNIQKFMGNHSYIVYPPEGPRPPSPEELREMARELARKNKNH, from the exons ATGTCTTCTTTGGGAACTTCCAAGGGAATACTTGAGATCGCCAAGTTCGGGATCTATGTGACCGTTCCCATCGTTCTTATGTATGCCTTCGCTAACAATACTAAGAATATTCAGAAATTCATGGGAAAT CATTCTTATATAGTGTATCCCCCTGAGGGACCAAGGCCTCCGTCACCAGAGGAGCTAAGGGAGATGGCCCGTGAACTAGCCCGCAAGAACAAAAACCATTGA